A single Dechloromonas denitrificans DNA region contains:
- the dapE gene encoding succinyl-diaminopimelate desuccinylase — MSDPTLVLATQIIARPSLTPDDAGCMEIIAERLKPLGFSIEYINRNGVTNLWARRGTAKPLFVFAGHTDVVPTGPLEQWTSPPFAPEIREGVLYGRGTADMKSSLAAMVTAVETFVAAHPEHPGSLAFLLTSDEEGDANDGTVAVVEALKARGETLDFCIIGEPTSVNELGDMIKNGRRGSLSGVLTVKGIQCHIAYPEKGRNPIHEAAPALAELAGTEWDQGNEYFPPTTWQISNIHGGTGATNVVPGSVEIKFNFRFATASTPESLQQRLLGILDRHNLDYAIKWTLGARPFLTGRGPLADAATTAIREICGIESELSTTGGTSDGRFIAEICAQLLEIGPVNATSHKIDECVDIAALPKLSAIYARILEQVLSA; from the coding sequence ATGTCCGACCCTACCCTGGTCCTGGCGACGCAGATCATCGCCAGACCGTCCCTGACGCCGGATGACGCCGGCTGCATGGAGATCATCGCCGAGCGCCTGAAACCGCTCGGCTTTTCCATCGAATACATCAATCGCAACGGCGTGACCAATCTCTGGGCCCGCCGCGGCACGGCCAAACCGCTGTTCGTTTTTGCCGGCCATACCGACGTCGTGCCGACCGGCCCGCTCGAGCAATGGACTTCGCCGCCCTTCGCCCCGGAAATCCGCGAAGGCGTGCTCTACGGCCGCGGCACGGCCGACATGAAATCGTCGCTGGCGGCGATGGTGACGGCCGTCGAAACCTTCGTCGCTGCCCACCCCGAGCATCCCGGCTCGCTGGCTTTTCTGCTTACCTCCGACGAGGAAGGCGATGCCAACGACGGCACCGTCGCCGTCGTCGAAGCCCTGAAAGCGCGTGGTGAAACGCTCGATTTCTGCATCATCGGCGAACCGACCTCGGTCAACGAACTCGGCGACATGATCAAGAATGGCCGGCGCGGTTCGCTGTCCGGCGTGCTGACGGTGAAAGGCATCCAGTGCCACATCGCCTACCCGGAAAAAGGCCGCAACCCGATCCACGAAGCCGCCCCGGCCCTGGCCGAACTGGCAGGCACCGAGTGGGACCAGGGCAACGAATATTTCCCGCCGACCACCTGGCAGATTTCCAACATCCATGGCGGCACCGGCGCCACCAACGTCGTGCCGGGCAGTGTCGAGATCAAGTTCAATTTCCGCTTCGCCACGGCCAGCACGCCGGAAAGCCTGCAGCAAAGGCTGCTCGGCATTCTCGACAGGCATAACCTGGACTACGCCATCAAATGGACGCTCGGCGCCCGCCCCTTCCTGACCGGCCGTGGCCCGCTGGCCGATGCCGCGACGACCGCGATCCGCGAAATCTGCGGCATCGAGTCCGAGCTCTCGACGACCGGCGGCACCTCCGACGGCCGCTTCATCGCTGAAATCTGCGCCCAGTTGCTCGAAATCGGCCCGGTCAACGCGACCAGTCACAAAATCGACGAATGTGTCGATATCGCCGCCCTGCCGAAGCTTTCCGCCATCTATGCCCGCATCCTCGAACAAGTCCTGAGCGCATGA
- the prmB gene encoding 50S ribosomal protein L3 N(5)-glutamine methyltransferase, translated as MTDHIAKNELLTVRDYLRYAVSRFNAAHLFFGHGSDNAWDEAVYLTLHTLNLPLDRLEPFLDARLLPHEREALLDIFRRRCEERLPAAYLTQEAWLGEHSFYVDERVIVPRSFIAELLQEQLTPWVENPYEVVSALDLCTGSGCLAILTALAFPEAEVDAVDLSPDAIAVAERNVADYHLTDRVHLIQSDAFSKLAGKRYDLIISNPPYVDEESVAALPPEYLHEPELALGSGEDGLDFTHIILREAKKHLNPEGLLIVEIGHNRAVLEDAYPTLPFTWLDTAAGDEFVFLLHAADLPD; from the coding sequence ATGACCGACCACATTGCCAAAAACGAACTGCTCACCGTTCGCGACTATCTCCGTTACGCGGTCAGCCGCTTCAACGCCGCCCATCTGTTTTTCGGCCACGGCAGCGACAACGCCTGGGACGAAGCGGTCTACCTGACGCTGCACACGCTGAACCTGCCGCTCGACCGCCTCGAACCTTTTCTCGATGCCCGGCTGCTGCCGCACGAACGCGAAGCGCTGCTCGACATCTTCCGCCGCCGCTGCGAAGAACGGCTGCCGGCCGCCTACCTGACCCAGGAAGCCTGGCTCGGCGAGCACAGCTTCTATGTTGACGAACGCGTCATCGTGCCGCGTTCGTTCATTGCCGAACTCCTGCAGGAACAACTGACGCCGTGGGTTGAAAACCCCTACGAAGTGGTTTCCGCCCTCGACCTGTGCACCGGCTCCGGCTGCCTGGCCATCCTGACCGCTCTCGCCTTCCCGGAAGCCGAGGTCGATGCGGTGGACCTGTCGCCCGACGCCATTGCCGTCGCCGAGCGCAACGTCGCCGACTACCACCTGACCGACCGCGTCCATCTGATCCAGTCCGACGCCTTCAGCAAACTGGCCGGCAAGCGCTACGACCTGATCATTTCCAACCCGCCCTACGTCGATGAGGAGTCGGTTGCCGCACTGCCTCCGGAATATCTGCACGAGCCGGAACTGGCGCTTGGCTCCGGCGAGGACGGCCTCGACTTCACGCACATCATCCTGCGCGAAGCGAAAAAGCACCTGAATCCGGAAGGCCTGTTGATCGTCGAAATCGGCCACAACCGTGCGGTGCTGGAAGACGCCTACCCGACGCTGCCCTTCACCTGGCTGGATACCGCCGCCGGCGACGAGTTCGTTTTCCTGCTGCACGCCGCCGATCTGCCGGATTGA
- a CDS encoding fused MFS/spermidine synthase, protein MTKLYELPSPFDNETGTVLMLEPAWAKAGELRAQLLDESYPKPFVIDDGKSRFLYFNVRLMQSEMSLKTPNELALRYTQKMMAFLLFHPRPKRIELIGLGGGSLIKFCYHRMPGTQLTAVELDPNVIALRDTFLLPADDPRLRVVHADGADYLENTEKGIDVLLVDAFDKTGFAPSLANRQFFEHAFAKLAGNGILVINLAGEKETYAGLIGEAMHVFDDQVIVISVPDDGNHILYAFKERYFEPRWRWLHNYAKELRAKFGLDFPAFAQKMERSTKLGLARREALRRR, encoded by the coding sequence TTGACCAAGCTCTACGAACTACCCAGCCCGTTCGACAACGAAACAGGCACCGTGCTGATGCTCGAACCGGCCTGGGCCAAGGCCGGCGAGCTGCGCGCCCAGTTGCTCGACGAAAGCTATCCGAAGCCCTTCGTCATCGACGACGGCAAATCGCGCTTCCTGTATTTCAACGTCCGCCTGATGCAGAGCGAAATGTCGCTGAAGACGCCGAACGAGCTGGCGCTGCGCTATACGCAGAAGATGATGGCCTTTCTGCTCTTTCATCCGCGCCCGAAACGCATCGAGCTGATCGGCCTCGGCGGCGGCTCGCTGATCAAATTCTGCTATCACCGCATGCCCGGCACGCAGCTGACCGCCGTCGAACTCGACCCCAACGTGATTGCCCTGCGCGACACTTTCCTGTTGCCCGCCGACGATCCGCGCCTGCGGGTAGTGCACGCCGACGGCGCCGACTATCTGGAAAACACCGAAAAAGGCATCGACGTGCTGTTGGTCGATGCCTTCGACAAGACCGGCTTCGCGCCCAGCCTGGCCAACCGCCAGTTTTTCGAGCATGCCTTCGCCAAACTGGCCGGCAACGGCATTCTGGTGATCAATCTGGCCGGCGAAAAGGAAACCTACGCCGGGCTGATCGGCGAAGCGATGCATGTCTTCGACGACCAGGTCATCGTCATCTCGGTGCCCGACGACGGCAACCACATCCTCTACGCCTTCAAGGAACGCTACTTCGAGCCGCGCTGGCGCTGGCTGCACAACTACGCCAAGGAATTGCGCGCCAAGTTCGGCCTCGATTTTCCGGCCTTTGCGCAAAAGATGGAACGCTCGACCAAGCTTGGCCTAGCCCGCCGCGAAGCCCTGCGCCGGCGCTGA
- a CDS encoding aminoacyl-histidine dipeptidase codes for MSLSHSVFSGLQPANVWAHFAILCATPRTSKQEGALRAHIKDWAEARGLPTTVDAAGNLIIRKPASAGREHAPGVVLQAHLDMVCQKNAESTHDFSRDAIQPVLRDGWLIAEGTTLGADNGIGVALILAVLEDGSLVHGPLEALLTVDEEAGMGGARGLAAGVLEGSMMLNLDTEEWGEFYLGCAGGLDVNVARPGAAEAVPNDYQTCRISLRGLRGGHSGVNIHEERGNAIKLLVRVLRQLEADMPLRLAELQGGSARNALPREALATIAVPAEALARLPGLLGEQQALLREELRGVDDGVTLELAAAPAALLMSQTEQAIWLASLHAAPHGVRRMSRQVPGVVETSNNLGMVDVHPNGGLCNFMVRSLLGSASLALADEIVSLFALSGTLAEKAGYYPGWAPNPDSALLVLCQSVYRRDFAAESKVQVIHAGLECGIIGAKYPGLDIVSFGPTIRGAHAPGESVEVSTVDRCWALLGAILAELAEQQEGAQ; via the coding sequence ATGTCTCTGTCCCATTCCGTGTTTTCCGGTCTGCAACCCGCCAACGTCTGGGCGCATTTCGCCATATTGTGTGCAACGCCGCGTACTTCCAAGCAGGAAGGCGCCTTGCGCGCGCACATCAAGGATTGGGCTGAGGCGCGTGGCCTGCCGACGACGGTGGACGCTGCCGGCAACCTGATTATCCGCAAGCCGGCCAGCGCCGGCCGGGAGCATGCGCCGGGCGTCGTGCTGCAAGCGCATCTCGACATGGTGTGCCAGAAAAATGCCGAGAGTACTCACGACTTTTCCCGCGATGCGATTCAGCCCGTATTGCGCGATGGCTGGCTGATCGCCGAGGGAACGACGCTGGGCGCCGATAACGGGATCGGCGTCGCCTTGATTCTCGCGGTGCTTGAGGACGGTAGTTTGGTGCACGGCCCGCTCGAAGCCTTGCTGACCGTCGATGAGGAGGCTGGCATGGGTGGCGCGCGCGGCTTGGCGGCCGGCGTGCTGGAAGGCAGCATGATGCTCAACCTCGATACCGAGGAGTGGGGCGAGTTCTACCTCGGTTGCGCTGGCGGTCTGGATGTCAATGTGGCGCGACCAGGTGCCGCCGAGGCCGTGCCCAACGACTACCAGACATGCCGCATCAGCTTGCGCGGCCTGCGTGGCGGGCATTCCGGCGTCAATATTCACGAGGAGCGCGGCAATGCCATCAAGTTGCTGGTGCGCGTGCTGCGCCAACTGGAAGCGGACATGCCGCTACGGCTGGCCGAGTTGCAGGGCGGCAGCGCGCGCAATGCATTGCCGCGCGAAGCATTGGCGACGATTGCCGTGCCGGCCGAGGCGCTGGCTCGCTTGCCGGGGCTGCTCGGCGAGCAGCAAGCGCTGTTGCGCGAGGAGTTGCGGGGCGTCGATGATGGCGTGACGCTCGAGTTGGCGGCCGCTCCGGCGGCTCTGCTGATGAGCCAGACCGAACAGGCCATCTGGCTCGCCTCGCTGCATGCGGCGCCGCATGGTGTGCGCCGGATGAGCCGGCAGGTGCCGGGTGTCGTCGAGACTTCGAACAATCTGGGTATGGTCGATGTGCACCCGAATGGGGGATTGTGCAACTTCATGGTGCGTTCGCTGCTCGGCAGTGCCAGCCTGGCGCTGGCCGACGAGATCGTCAGCCTGTTTGCGCTGAGCGGCACGCTGGCCGAGAAGGCCGGCTACTACCCGGGCTGGGCGCCGAATCCCGATTCGGCTTTGCTGGTGCTGTGCCAGTCGGTCTATCGCCGTGATTTCGCCGCCGAATCGAAAGTCCAGGTCATCCACGCCGGGCTGGAATGCGGCATCATTGGGGCCAAGTATCCGGGGCTGGACATCGTTTCTTTCGGGCCGACCATCCGGGGCGCCCATGCGCCGGGTGAGTCGGTCGAGGTTTCAACGGTCGATCGCTGCTGGGCCTTGCTCGGGGCGATTCTGGCCGAACTGGCCGAGCAACAGGAGGGCGCACAATGA
- a CDS encoding PH domain-containing protein, with translation MVFDFKNCSADERKREYDRIAKVIGDDQFFTKKELNHLPEILAPGEDVIAFSSGLMDGNTWLITLTDRRIIFLDKGMLYGLKQVSIDMDKINAVSGETGIFFGKITIQDGASARVIDNVWKKTVVPFTNLLRDSMEKRKGRNAAPVSRTGEDIVDKLERLAALMEKGILTQDEFLQQKAKLLAD, from the coding sequence GTGGTATTTGATTTTAAAAACTGCTCAGCAGATGAGCGAAAGCGTGAATACGACCGCATAGCTAAGGTCATTGGCGATGACCAATTCTTTACTAAAAAGGAACTCAATCATCTACCGGAAATACTCGCCCCTGGAGAGGATGTCATTGCTTTCAGTTCAGGGTTGATGGACGGAAATACATGGCTTATTACGCTGACAGATCGCCGGATCATCTTTCTCGATAAAGGCATGCTGTACGGTCTCAAGCAGGTCTCTATCGATATGGATAAGATCAATGCTGTGAGTGGCGAGACAGGAATCTTCTTCGGGAAAATTACAATCCAAGATGGCGCATCTGCGCGGGTGATCGATAACGTTTGGAAGAAAACGGTAGTCCCATTCACAAATTTGCTGCGCGACTCCATGGAAAAGAGAAAAGGCAGGAATGCTGCACCAGTTTCCAGAACTGGCGAGGATATCGTCGATAAGCTTGAGCGCCTCGCTGCATTGATGGAGAAGGGGATACTGACCCAGGATGAATTCTTGCAGCAGAAAGCAAAGCTACTCGCTGACTGA
- a CDS encoding phage portal protein: protein MKKRKNYGRSPAPAQVETMAAAPGGSMEAFAFGDPEAVLDRREIIDYLECPDAGKWYEPPISLDGLARSSRSAVHHASAMIVKRNILVSCFEDTPLLTKTDFAAWAHEFLIFGNAYMERRDSRMGSPLALKPTKAKYTRRGKDDGQYWFIPRFNEEHEFRKGSIFHLMETDINQDIYGLPEYIPALHSAWLNESATLFRRKYYKNGSHAGFILYMTDTAQKQEDVDKLRQALKDSKGPGNFRNLFMYAPGGKEKGIQLIPVSEVAAKDEFLNIKNVTRDDQLAAHRVPPQLMGIIPHNTGGFGDAETAAKVFSANEITPLQERMKELNTWLGMEVIKFRPYVLAASEPPPKNPAA from the coding sequence ATGAAAAAGCGGAAAAATTACGGCCGCTCGCCGGCGCCTGCCCAGGTTGAAACCATGGCGGCCGCGCCGGGCGGATCGATGGAGGCCTTTGCTTTCGGTGACCCCGAGGCGGTGCTGGATCGGCGGGAGATCATCGATTATCTAGAGTGCCCGGATGCCGGCAAGTGGTACGAGCCGCCGATATCGCTGGACGGCCTCGCCCGGTCGAGCCGGTCGGCAGTGCATCACGCGAGCGCCATGATCGTGAAGCGGAACATCCTGGTGAGCTGTTTTGAGGATACGCCACTGCTGACGAAGACGGATTTCGCAGCCTGGGCGCATGAATTCCTAATCTTCGGCAATGCCTACATGGAGCGGCGGGATTCCCGGATGGGCAGTCCGCTGGCGCTCAAACCGACGAAGGCGAAATACACCCGGCGCGGCAAGGATGATGGCCAGTACTGGTTCATTCCCCGCTTCAACGAGGAGCATGAATTCCGCAAAGGGTCGATCTTTCATTTGATGGAAACGGACATCAATCAGGACATCTACGGCCTGCCGGAGTACATACCGGCGCTGCACTCAGCCTGGCTTAACGAGAGCGCGACACTGTTCCGGCGCAAGTACTACAAGAACGGATCGCACGCCGGCTTCATCCTCTACATGACCGATACCGCCCAGAAGCAGGAAGACGTCGACAAGCTGCGCCAGGCACTGAAGGACTCCAAGGGGCCGGGCAATTTCCGCAACCTCTTCATGTACGCCCCGGGCGGCAAGGAAAAGGGGATTCAGCTGATTCCGGTGAGCGAAGTTGCGGCCAAGGATGAATTCCTGAACATCAAGAATGTGACGCGCGACGACCAGCTCGCAGCGCATCGCGTGCCGCCCCAGCTGATGGGAATCATCCCGCACAACACTGGCGGGTTCGGCGATGCAGAGACGGCCGCCAAGGTGTTCTCAGCCAACGAAATCACGCCGCTTCAGGAGCGGATGAAGGAACTGAATACCTGGCTGGGCATGGAGGTCATCAAGTTCCGGCCTTATGTGCTGGCGGCATCGGAACCACCACCGAAAAACCCTGCCGCCTGA
- a CDS encoding terminase ATPase subunit family protein, translated as MTAALPESAFNPDLDPRRRARSLYWQAWRIARIAEEVGEKAATVHSWKRRDRWDEFDPVQRVEATIEARLIQLVAKPDKEPRDYKEIDLLGRQIERLARVKKYSKDGNEADLNPAVENRNAKTRAGTRKQPARNAISEEQQEKLVDAFMESLFPHQKGWYRSGLVERIRNLLKSRQIGATWYFAREGFVDALETGRNQIFLSASKAQAHVFKGYIKQFALDVADVELQGDPIVLPNGATLYFLGTNSRTAQSYHGNVYMDEYFWIPKFQEFRKVASGMAMHKHWRLTYFSTPSAMSHEAYPFWTGELLNKGRAAADKVKVDVSHASLKDGRHCEDGQWRQMVTVLDALAGGCDLFDIEQLRREYSPEEFLNLLMCEFIDDGQSVFPLAAMQRCMVDSWTVWEDFKPFAMRPLAYRPVWIGYDPSNTGDSAALVVVAPPLVEGGKFRVLDRVQFKGMDYEEQAARIKAVTECYNVTYIGIDMTGLGSAVYQLVKQFFPGVTGFNYSPEVKTRLVLKAMDVINKGRLEFDAGWTDLAASFMAIKKTTTQSGRQLTFDAGRSELTSHSDLAWACMHALSNEPLEGRTGMNTSSMEIFG; from the coding sequence ATGACTGCTGCACTGCCTGAATCCGCTTTCAATCCGGACCTTGATCCGCGCCGCCGTGCGCGCTCGCTGTACTGGCAGGCCTGGCGGATCGCGAGGATCGCTGAGGAGGTGGGCGAGAAGGCGGCCACGGTGCATTCGTGGAAGCGACGGGACCGGTGGGATGAATTCGACCCGGTGCAGCGGGTGGAGGCGACGATCGAGGCGCGGCTGATCCAGCTGGTCGCCAAGCCGGACAAAGAGCCGCGGGATTACAAGGAAATCGACTTGCTCGGCCGGCAGATCGAACGCCTGGCGCGGGTTAAGAAGTATTCGAAGGACGGCAACGAGGCCGATCTGAATCCAGCGGTCGAGAACCGCAATGCGAAGACCAGGGCCGGGACGCGCAAACAGCCGGCGCGCAACGCGATCAGCGAGGAGCAGCAGGAAAAGCTGGTCGATGCGTTCATGGAGTCGCTATTCCCGCATCAAAAGGGTTGGTACCGGTCCGGCCTGGTCGAGCGGATCCGCAATCTGTTGAAGAGCCGGCAGATCGGCGCGACGTGGTATTTCGCCCGGGAAGGCTTTGTCGATGCGCTGGAGACGGGACGCAATCAGATCTTCCTCTCGGCATCCAAGGCCCAGGCGCATGTCTTCAAGGGCTACATCAAACAGTTTGCGCTGGATGTGGCCGACGTTGAGCTGCAGGGCGATCCGATCGTGCTGCCGAACGGGGCAACGCTGTATTTCCTCGGGACGAACAGCCGGACGGCGCAGTCGTATCACGGCAACGTCTATATGGATGAGTACTTCTGGATCCCGAAATTTCAGGAATTCCGGAAGGTGGCGTCGGGTATGGCGATGCACAAGCATTGGCGGCTGACTTACTTCTCGACGCCATCGGCGATGTCGCATGAGGCTTACCCGTTCTGGACGGGCGAGTTGCTTAATAAGGGCAGAGCAGCAGCGGATAAGGTCAAGGTCGATGTCTCCCATGCTTCGCTGAAGGACGGCCGGCATTGCGAAGACGGCCAGTGGCGGCAGATGGTGACGGTGCTCGACGCGCTGGCCGGCGGCTGCGACCTGTTCGACATCGAGCAGCTGCGGCGGGAGTACTCCCCGGAAGAGTTCCTCAACTTGCTGATGTGCGAGTTCATCGATGACGGGCAGAGCGTGTTTCCGCTGGCTGCGATGCAACGCTGCATGGTGGATAGCTGGACGGTCTGGGAGGATTTCAAGCCGTTCGCCATGCGGCCACTGGCCTACCGCCCGGTGTGGATCGGTTACGACCCTTCAAATACGGGCGACAGCGCTGCGCTCGTCGTGGTGGCGCCGCCGCTGGTCGAGGGCGGCAAGTTCCGGGTGCTCGATCGCGTGCAGTTCAAGGGCATGGATTACGAGGAGCAGGCGGCGCGGATCAAGGCGGTGACCGAGTGCTACAACGTCACGTACATCGGCATCGACATGACGGGGCTGGGGTCGGCCGTCTATCAGCTGGTCAAGCAGTTCTTCCCCGGTGTGACCGGCTTCAATTATTCACCGGAGGTGAAGACGCGGCTGGTGCTCAAGGCAATGGATGTGATCAACAAGGGCCGGCTGGAGTTCGATGCCGGCTGGACTGATCTGGCCGCCAGTTTTATGGCGATCAAGAAAACGACGACCCAAAGCGGTCGACAACTGACTTTCGATGCGGGCCGTAGCGAACTGACCAGCCATTCCGATCTGGCTTGGGCTTGCATGCATGCGCTGTCAAATGAGCCGCTGGAAGGCCGGACGGGCATGAATACCTCTTCAATGGAGATTTTTGGATGA
- a CDS encoding GPO family capsid scaffolding protein — translation MASKSKFFRVAVEGDTTDGRVIQRSWLEQIAKSFNPQTYGARIWLEHIRGVLPDSPFKAYGDVTAVKTEEVEINGVKKLGLFAQIDATPDLIAMNKARQKIYTSLEIDPNFAKTSCAYLMGLGVTDTPASLGTEMLQFSASAPSNPLAGRKLSPENLFTAAQEVSIEWEDEAKPAAGDTLFAKVKDLLGMGKKDTDGRFADQGNAVEIIALSQKGLLDELGSLKKQQADSLITIEKMSAAIKAAEEQYTALVEKLGKTPDGSKTRPVATGGDGQATTDC, via the coding sequence ATGGCCAGCAAAAGCAAATTCTTCCGCGTCGCAGTCGAAGGCGATACCACCGACGGCCGCGTCATTCAACGCAGTTGGCTGGAGCAGATCGCCAAGAGCTTCAATCCGCAAACCTATGGCGCGCGGATTTGGCTCGAACACATCCGCGGCGTACTTCCAGACTCACCGTTCAAAGCCTACGGCGACGTCACTGCCGTCAAGACCGAAGAAGTTGAAATTAATGGCGTCAAGAAGCTTGGCCTTTTTGCCCAGATTGATGCAACGCCCGACCTGATCGCCATGAACAAGGCGCGGCAAAAGATCTATACCTCGCTCGAAATTGACCCGAATTTTGCCAAGACCAGCTGCGCCTACTTGATGGGCCTCGGTGTGACCGATACTCCGGCCAGCCTCGGTACCGAAATGCTGCAGTTCTCGGCCAGCGCGCCGAGTAATCCGCTGGCTGGCCGAAAGCTATCCCCGGAAAACCTCTTCACCGCCGCCCAGGAAGTCAGCATCGAATGGGAGGACGAGGCCAAGCCCGCCGCCGGCGACACCCTGTTCGCCAAGGTCAAGGACCTGCTCGGCATGGGCAAAAAAGACACCGACGGCCGCTTTGCCGACCAGGGCAATGCCGTCGAAATCATCGCCCTCAGTCAGAAGGGCCTGCTCGACGAACTCGGCAGCCTTAAAAAGCAGCAAGCCGACTCGCTGATCACTATCGAGAAGATGTCCGCCGCCATCAAAGCCGCCGAAGAGCAATACACGGCGCTCGTCGAAAAGCTCGGCAAGACGCCGGATGGCAGCAAAACGCGCCCGGTCGCCACCGGTGGCGACGGCCAAGCCACCACCGACTGCTAA
- a CDS encoding phage major capsid protein, P2 family: MNNETRELFNAYVDEIAKLNGVPDASKKFTVSPTIEQKLEKRVQESSGFLMNVNSYPVDELSGEKIGISVGTTIASRTDTTQSDRIPNDPQALDSNLYECKKTDFDTAIRYQTIDTWAKFKDFQTKLRDAIVEQQGRDRLMIGLNGTSAAANTNRALNPLLQDVNIGWLKKLQLESAARYMDQGAAAGSVKVGPGGDYENMDLLIYDMRSNLLAPWFARDNSFIAMCTSDLLDEKYFPLIATHGTTPTESNELDKMLSAKKLGGLAVAEVPFFPARTVFISRLGKNGGSNLSIYWQNGSRRRTIFDNAKRDRIENYESVNEAYVIEDLSAACAAVNIKLPNGAGGWA, translated from the coding sequence ATGAACAACGAAACCCGCGAACTATTCAACGCCTACGTCGATGAGATTGCCAAGCTCAACGGCGTGCCGGACGCCTCGAAGAAATTCACCGTCTCGCCGACCATCGAGCAAAAGCTCGAAAAGCGCGTGCAGGAAAGCTCCGGCTTCCTGATGAATGTGAACAGCTACCCGGTCGATGAACTGAGCGGCGAGAAGATCGGCATTTCGGTCGGCACCACCATCGCCAGCCGCACCGACACCACGCAATCCGACCGTATCCCGAACGATCCGCAAGCGCTCGACAGCAATCTTTATGAGTGCAAGAAGACCGACTTCGACACCGCAATACGCTATCAAACCATCGACACATGGGCAAAATTCAAGGATTTTCAGACCAAGTTGCGCGACGCTATCGTCGAACAGCAAGGCCGTGATCGACTGATGATCGGATTGAACGGCACGTCGGCCGCTGCCAATACAAACCGCGCTCTGAATCCCCTGCTGCAAGACGTCAACATCGGCTGGCTGAAAAAGCTGCAGCTCGAATCCGCTGCCCGCTACATGGACCAGGGCGCGGCGGCCGGCTCGGTGAAAGTCGGCCCGGGTGGCGACTACGAAAACATGGATTTGCTGATCTACGACATGCGCAGCAACCTGCTCGCCCCGTGGTTCGCCCGCGACAACAGCTTCATCGCCATGTGCACCTCGGACCTGCTCGATGAAAAGTATTTCCCGTTGATCGCCACGCATGGCACGACGCCGACCGAATCGAACGAACTGGACAAGATGCTCAGTGCAAAGAAGCTCGGCGGCCTGGCCGTCGCCGAAGTGCCTTTCTTTCCGGCCCGCACGGTCTTCATCAGCCGCCTCGGCAAGAACGGTGGATCCAACTTGTCGATCTACTGGCAGAACGGCTCCCGCCGACGCACCATCTTCGATAACGCCAAGCGCGACCGCATCGAAAACTACGAGTCGGTCAACGAAGCCTACGTCATCGAGGACCTCAGCGCCGCGTGCGCCGCGGTCAACATCAAGCTGCCGAATGGCGCCGGCGGCTGGGCCTGA
- the gpM gene encoding phage terminase small subunit, which translates to MRRGQHQAAEWRRRLGLIIMINSHAKAHFMRTSAAAIGLAEASPDPVRANAYELMLAKLAQDKRRLHDLQSIERRAEVKTQLLPDYQPWIDGVLEGESGQQDDVLMTVFVWAIDIGNFATALKIGAYAIEHNLVMPDQYKRDVPCVLAEEIADQSLKALAVEQPADLSAIEQTMQLTDGRDMPDQVRAKLQKALGYAQRAAGNLVAARDALTRALELHDKVGVKKDIERLDTLIKNSAEAPEETAQPAAETGSPG; encoded by the coding sequence GTGCGCCGCGGTCAACATCAAGCTGCCGAATGGCGCCGGCGGCTGGGCCTGATCATCATGATCAACAGCCACGCCAAGGCTCACTTCATGCGCACCTCGGCGGCCGCCATCGGCCTCGCCGAGGCCTCTCCCGACCCGGTCCGGGCGAACGCCTACGAGCTCATGCTCGCAAAGCTCGCCCAGGACAAGCGCCGCCTGCACGATCTCCAGTCGATCGAGCGCCGGGCCGAAGTCAAGACTCAGCTGCTGCCCGACTATCAGCCCTGGATTGACGGCGTCCTCGAAGGCGAAAGCGGCCAGCAGGACGACGTCCTGATGACCGTCTTCGTCTGGGCGATCGACATCGGCAACTTCGCGACGGCCCTCAAGATCGGCGCCTACGCCATCGAGCACAACCTGGTCATGCCCGATCAGTACAAGCGCGACGTGCCCTGTGTGCTCGCCGAAGAAATCGCCGACCAAAGCCTCAAGGCCCTGGCCGTCGAACAACCGGCCGACCTGTCCGCCATCGAACAGACCATGCAGCTCACCGACGGCCGCGACATGCCCGACCAGGTCCGCGCCAAGCTGCAGAAGGCGCTCGGCTACGCCCAGCGCGCCGCCGGCAACCTGGTCGCCGCCCGCGACGCGCTGACTCGCGCCCTTGAACTGCACGACAAGGTTGGCGTCAAGAAAGATATCGAGCGTCTCGACACGCTGATCAAGAACTCCGCCGAAGCACCGGAAGAGACCGCCCAACCGGCGGCCGAAACCGGCAGCCCAGGCTGA